A genomic segment from Capra hircus breed San Clemente chromosome 15, ASM170441v1, whole genome shotgun sequence encodes:
- the PGM2L1 gene encoding glucose 1,6-bisphosphate synthase, whose protein sequence is MHPRLAAMTENAEGDLNSNLLHAPYHTGDPQLDTAIGQWLRWDKNPKTREQIENLLRNGMNKELRDRLCCRMTFGTAGLRSAMGAGFCYINDLTVIQSTQGMYKYLERCFSDFKQRGFVVGYDTRGQVTSSCSSQRLAKLTAAVLLAKDVPVYLFSRYVPTPFVPYAVQELNAVAGVMITASHNRKEDNGYKVYWENGAQITSPHDKEILKCIEECVEPWNGSWNDNLVDTSPLKRDPLQDICRRYMDDLKKICFYRELNSKTTLKFVHTSFHGVGHDYVQLAFQVFGFKPPIPVPEQKDPDPDFSTVKCPNPEEGESVLELSLRLAEKENARIVLATDPDADRLAVAELQENGVWKVFTGNELAALFGWWMFDCWKKSKSRNADVKNIYMLATTVSSKILKAIALKEGFHFEETLPGFKWIGSRIKDLLENGKEVLFSFEESIGFLCGTSVLDKDGVSAAVVVAEMASYLETMNITLKQQLINVYEKYGYHISKTSYFLCYDPTTIKSIFERLRNFDSPKEYPKFCGTFAILHVRDITTGYDSSQPNKKSVLPVSKSSQMITFTFQNGCVATLRTSGTEPKIKYYAEMCASPDQSDTALLEEELKKLIDALIENFLEPNKNGLTWRSV, encoded by the exons aatccaAAAACAAGAGAGCAAATTGAAAATCTGTTAAGGAATGGGATGAACAAGGAGCTGCGAGATAGGCTTTGTTGCCGAATGACTTTTGGAACTGCAGGACTTCGTTCTGCTATGGGGGCAGGATTTTGCTATATTAATGATCTTACAGTAATACAATCAACACag GGGATGTACAAATACCTTGAGAGATGTTTCTCAGACTTCAAGCAAAGAGGCTTTGTAGTTGGGTATGACACACGGGGTCAAGTAactagcagctgcagcagccagAG GCTTGCTAAGCTAACTGCTGCAGTCTTACTGGCCAAAGATGTTCCTGTGTATCTTTTTTCAAGATATGTTCCTACACCTTTCGTA CCATATGCAGTCCAGGAACTCAATGCAGTTGCAGGTGTGATGATTACGGCATCTCACAACCGCAAAGAAGACAATGGATACAAG GTTTATTGGGAAAATGGTGCTCAGATCACATCTCCTCatgataaagaaattttaaaatgtatagaagAATGTGTGGAACCCTGGAATGGTTCTTGGAATGATAATTTAGTGGATACCAGCCCACTAAAGAGAGATCCTTTGCAGGACATTTGTAGAAGATACATGGATGATCTGAAAAAGATCTGTTTTTACAG GGAATTAAACTCAAAGACCACCTTGAAATTTGTACATACATCTTTtcatggagttggacatgactatgtACAATTGGCTTTTCAAGTATTTGGTTTTAAGCCTCCAATTCCAGTACCAGAACAAAAAGATCCTGATCCAGACTTTTCTACTGTTAAATGCCCAAATCCTGAAGAAGGAGAATCTGTACTG GAACTTTCTTTGAGActggcagagaaagaaaatgccCGGATAGTGCTGGCTACAGATCCTGATGCAGACCGACTGGCAGTGGCAGAACTTCAGGAGAA TGGTGTTTGGAAAGTTTTCACGGGGAATGAGCTGGCTGCGTTGTTTGGGTGGTGGATGTTTGATTGCtggaagaaaagcaaatcaaGAAATGCTGATGTGAAGAACATTTATATGTTAGCCACCACAGTCTCTTCCAAAATTTTGAAGGCAATTGCACTAAAAGAAGGATTTCACTTTGAG gaaaCATTACCAGGTTTTAAATGGATTGGAAGTAGGATAAAAGACCTCCTGGAAAATGGGAAAGAAGTCCTTTTTTCATTTGAGGAGTCTATAG GTTTTCTGTGTGGAACTTCCGTTTTGGATAAAGATGGTGTGAGTGCAGCCGTTGTTGTTGCTGAGATGGCATCTTACCTGGAAACCATGAACATAACATTGAAACAGCAACTGATTAACGTTTATGAAAA ATATGGTTATCATATTTCAAAAACTTCATATTTCTTATGTTATGATCCAACTACCATCAAAAGTATATTTGAAAGGCTTCGCAATTTTGATTCTCCAAAAGAATACCCGAAGTTTTGTGGGACATTTGCTATATTGCACGTACGCGATATTACCACTGGATATGACAGCAGCCAGCCTAATAAGAAATCA GTGCTGCCTGTAAGCAAAAGCAGCCAAATGATTacatttacttttcaaaatggCTGTGTTGCTACTCTTCGGACTAGTGGAACAGAACCGAAGATAAAGTATTATGCAGAGATGTGCGCATCACCTGACCAGAG TGACACTGCCTTACTAGAAGAGGAATTGAAGAAACTGATTGATGCTTTAATTGAGAATTTTCTTGAGCCCAATAAAAATGGACTGACCTGGCGTTCTGTTTAG